A section of the Pan paniscus chromosome 7, NHGRI_mPanPan1-v2.0_pri, whole genome shotgun sequence genome encodes:
- the LOC117981401 gene encoding large ribosomal subunit protein eL37-like produces MMKETSSFGKHCNKTHTLCHHCGSKAYHLQKSTCGKCGYTAKRKRKYNWSAKAKRRNTTRTGQMRHLKIVYHRFRHGFREGTTPKPKRAAVAASSSS; encoded by the coding sequence ATGATGAAGGAAACGTCATCATTTGGAAAGCATTGCAATAAGACGCACACGTTATGCCACCACTGTGGCTCTAAGGCCTACCACCTTCAGAAGTCGACCTGTGGCAAATGTGGCTACACTGCCAAGCGCAAGAGAAAGTATAACTGGAGTGCCAAGGCTAAAAGACGAAATACCACCAGAACTGGTCAAATGAGGCACCTAAAAATTGTATACCATAGATTCAGGCATGGATTCCGTGAAGGAACAACACCTAAACCCAAGAGGGCAGCTGTTGCAGCATCCAGTTCATCTTAA